One Planctomycetaceae bacterium genomic window, GGAGGGCCATCGTACGGACTTTCGTCCATCCGCTCGCCGGCAACCATGACCAGTATTACGCCGGTCGAAGTGATTTCCGCCGAACATCCCGGCTCCACAACAATCGCGGATGTCGCTTCGCAGATGATGGCCGGGCCGGTGAGCACGTCGCCGGGCTGCAGTTCGTCGCGAGTCACGATGGCCGCGTCGACAGTGCGTCCGTCAAAATGCGCGGGCGCGACGGAGCGCACTACATTCCATCGCCCTTCGTCATGCGCGCGCTGCCGGGAAGCCGGTTGCGAATACCGGGTGCCCGTCTTTCCTCGCAAGACGGACTGGGTTCCCGCCTGCGCGGGAATGACGGACTGGGTTCCCGCCTTTTCTCGCGAGAGGAACTGGATTCCCGCCTGCGCGGGAATGACGGGTTGTTGAGGAATGTGTGCGGTGTGCCGGACGTCGTCCTTTCGCGCCGTTCCCGGACAACTTCCACTTCCACGGCCGCCACTTCAATCGACCGTTCCTTCCTGAGATATCCGAATAGCCGCCGGTGTTCCCTCGAATTCCTCACGGATATCAGCGTCCGTGGCCGAGTGCTCAACTGCCACTGTGAGCGTTGAATCGGTGCCGGAATATCGAAGATTGCAGCGTCGCTGAGGTTTCACGATCTGACCGGCGGCAATGCCCTGCTCGGCAACTTCGGCGCGACCTTCAGCTTCAAGCTGTTCAAACAGCGGTTGCAGCTCACTCAGCAGACCGCCGCTTAGCGTCTTCAAGACGCTGCACTGTCGAATGCGGCGAACATCCGCCTGGCCCATTCCCCAGGCGCTCAGAATTCCCGCGAACGAATGAATCAGCACTCGGCGAATCCCCAGTCGGCGAGCCACACTGCACGCGTGCTGGCCTCCCGCTCCGCCGAACGCCACCAAAACGTAGTCGGACGGGTGATAGCCCTTCGTGACCGAGACTTTTCGAATTGCGTGAGCCATGTTGTCGTTGGCGATTCGCAGCAATCCTTCGGCCAGTTCTTCGCGAGTCATCGCCGTCATCGCGCGGCTGTGATTCATCGACGCCAGCAACTCTTCCAGCCGTTCTTCAATCGCGGCAACATGCAGCGGAAACGGAAAATGCTGCACGGGAATTCGCCCCAGCAGCACGTTCAGGTCCGTGACGGTCAGCGGACCGCCGGAACCGTAGCACGCCGGACCTGGCTTCGCGCCGGCGCTGTCCGGCCCGACAAACAGCCGCACGCCGTCGAATCCGCAGATGCTGCCGCCGCCTGCCGCAACCGTTTCGATCGCCAGCACCGGAGTCATGATGCGAACCGCGGCTTTCATGGTTTCGTGTTCGTACTCGAACTGTCCGTCGAACCGAGCGACATCCGTGCTGGTGCCTCCCATGTCGAATCCGATCGAACGATCAAAGCCCTCCGCCTGAGCCACCTTTGCGAACCCGACAATGCCTCCGGCCGGACCCGACAGAATGCAGTCGCGGCCGCGAAACGCCGTCGCGTCAACCAGCCCTCCGGCAGATGTCATGACCTGAATGCGGCTTCCTCGCAAATGTCCCTGAATCTGTTGCAGATACGTTCGCAGGACTGGATTCAAATAGGCATCCAGAGTTGTCGTGTCGCACCGCGGAACGAATCGGATCAGCGGCGACACTTCGGTCGAGCGGCTGACTTCGGTGAATCCCATCGCACGAACGATGGCTTCCAGTTGTTCCTCATGAAGCGGGTTGCGATACGCGTTCATCAGACAGATGGCGACGGAATCGAACCGGTGACTCGACAACCCCGCCGCTGGAAGTCGATTGGATTCCGTTTGTTCATCGAGCGATCGCAGTACCTGACCGTTCGCGTCGATGCGTTCGTCCACTTCGAACACCTGTGCGAACAGCGGCCGCGGCTTGCGAATGTTGAGATCAAACAGGTCCGGCCGCGTCTGATTGCCGATCAGAGGGACGTCGGCGAACCCGCGCGTTGTGATTAGCGCTGTTTTCGCGCCGGTGCGCGTCAGCAGTGCATTCGTTCCGCGAGTTGTTCCGAATCGCACGCTGACGGGAGGACAATCGTCGTCCGGTCGCAGATTCAGCAGCCAGCGAACCGCCAGCACCGGCGCAGGAAGGCCACAATCCAGCTCGTAGCGGATTTCGCCGACCGCCGTGACCGGTTCGCTGAGTTTGAACGATCCAGACGCCGGGGCGAATTCCGTGATCCGTGATTCGCTGACGACTCGCCCGTCGCCGCTGACTATCCGCATGCGGGAACCGTTCCAGAAACCTGCCGGATCGGCCCGACGATCTTCATCAATCAGCCGCGTGCCGCCCGCATCGACGCGGCCCTGCCCCTTCACCAGGCCGGAACTCAGCGTCTTAAACGGCACGACGCGTCCGTCCGGCGACACGCCGATGCAGTCGGTGAATGTGCCGCCGACATCAATCCAGAACTGCCAACTGGTCATGGGATCAAGCCGTCCTTGTCAGCCGTCTCACGCTTGCGCCGACGTTCATAAGCGTTCAACGATCTCGCCGGAGCGGTGGTTCCGAATGCCCTGTTTACCTCAGCCGGTCCGCTCCCAGAGTTCCGTGCAGTTCCCTGAGATAGCGGCTTGAAGACACACGATCCAACTGGGACTGAGCGTACTGCAATCGGGCCGGCAGGTTCATGCGTTGTGCATCGGCCGCCAGTTCGGGTTGTTTCAGGCTGCTTTGCAGGTAGCTGACGTGTCTCTGCCACAGGTGCTGGTCTTTCTGGCGGCGAGTCTTCAGCCGTTCGACGTACCAATCGGAATCGAGCATGGATTCCAGCGTGAACAGTTGCCGAATCTCCGGATCGTTGATGCCCTTTCCCTTGTACTGCCCCTCCACCATGATGTGCAGCAGTGCTCGCAGCGGCGGGCACGCCAGATCGATGCAGCCGTCCATGAAATAGTTCTTCGCAACTCGCTCCTGAGCCTCGGCGATATGCAGGATTCCATCCGCGAACGCCGCTGGATCCTGAGTTTCCGGGCGCAGGATGGCTTCGTCAAACACCTTGCCGGGATTGTCGAACACGCGGCCCGCAAATCGGCGAATGAAGCGAGACGTGATGCGATAGCCAAGCCGACTGGCCGGAATCTGCCTGCCCCCCGATTCAAAGTCGGCAAGTTTCTCCAGCAGTCCCTCCTGCAGCAGAAACGACGCGTCGCGTTCTTCAGGACTCAGCCGGCACCAGATCTCGGGAATCAGCAGGCTGATGTCGTGATCCACACGAACGCTGGTCCCGATGTGTCCGGCGGGAGTCGAAAAGCCCTGCAGTCCGGTCAACAGGTAGCTGACCAGCGCCGCGTTCAAATCCGTGACCGGCAGCAACGCATTGAACGGTCCCTTTGTCAGAGCGCCCTCACTGCCGGCTCCCGTTGTCGAAGGACTCTTGCCCGTCAGCGCGCTAACGAAGTCCATGAACAGCTCGGGCAGTTCCTGGTAGTGAATCGGATTGTAGACCGCCAGCGGACGTATGCCGTTTTGATTGTCGGCGGGGTTGTTGCGCCGTCCCAGCAGCACCGCGTTGACCGGCTGACGAACGGGCTTATCCGGTGGTACACCGCGAAAAAGCCGGGTACCCATCTCCGCGACGTAGCGATTGAACGGCGACATGACGTCGGGCCGAGTCTGCAGGTAGCGGGGATTCCGGCTGGGTTCTCCGTCAATCATGCGGGGAGTTGCCGAGCACACGACGTAGCCGTGCTGT contains:
- a CDS encoding hydantoinase/oxoprolinase family protein, with product MTSWQFWIDVGGTFTDCIGVSPDGRVVPFKTLSSGLVKGQGRVDAGGTRLIDEDRRADPAGFWNGSRMRIVSGDGRVVSESRITEFAPASGSFKLSEPVTAVGEIRYELDCGLPAPVLAVRWLLNLRPDDDCPPVSVRFGTTRGTNALLTRTGAKTALITTRGFADVPLIGNQTRPDLFDLNIRKPRPLFAQVFEVDERIDANGQVLRSLDEQTESNRLPAAGLSSHRFDSVAICLMNAYRNPLHEEQLEAIVRAMGFTEVSRSTEVSPLIRFVPRCDTTTLDAYLNPVLRTYLQQIQGHLRGSRIQVMTSAGGLVDATAFRGRDCILSGPAGGIVGFAKVAQAEGFDRSIGFDMGGTSTDVARFDGQFEYEHETMKAAVRIMTPVLAIETVAAGGGSICGFDGVRLFVGPDSAGAKPGPACYGSGGPLTVTDLNVLLGRIPVQHFPFPLHVAAIEERLEELLASMNHSRAMTAMTREELAEGLLRIANDNMAHAIRKVSVTKGYHPSDYVLVAFGGAGGQHACSVARRLGIRRVLIHSFAGILSAWGMGQADVRRIRQCSVLKTLSGGLLSELQPLFEQLEAEGRAEVAEQGIAAGQIVKPQRRCNLRYSGTDSTLTVAVEHSATDADIREEFEGTPAAIRISQEGTVD